A window of the Shinella zoogloeoides genome harbors these coding sequences:
- a CDS encoding LamB/YcsF family protein, producing MAAIDLNSDLGESYGAWRMGDDAAMLAIVSSANIACGFHAGDPAGIYRTVQAAAANGVVIGAHVSYPDRVGFGRRDLDATAEELIADVIYQIGAIKGIAAAAGTTVRYVKPHGALYNRIAYDAKQGQAVIDGIKAVDPALVLMGLANAPILDLARRSGLAVVAEAFADRAYTPKGELVSRREAGSVLHDEKKIADRMVQLARTGTLEAIDGSTIRVEAQSICVHGDSPGAVAIAQEIRRRFEAEGIAIRSFAGKA from the coding sequence ATGGCGGCGATCGATCTTAACAGCGATCTCGGCGAAAGCTACGGCGCCTGGCGCATGGGCGACGATGCGGCGATGCTCGCTATCGTCTCTTCCGCCAACATCGCCTGCGGCTTCCATGCCGGCGATCCGGCGGGCATCTACCGCACGGTTCAGGCCGCCGCCGCAAACGGCGTCGTCATCGGTGCTCATGTCTCCTATCCGGACCGTGTCGGCTTCGGCCGCCGCGACCTCGACGCGACGGCCGAGGAGCTGATTGCCGATGTGATCTACCAGATCGGCGCGATCAAGGGCATTGCGGCCGCCGCCGGGACCACGGTGCGCTACGTCAAGCCGCATGGCGCGCTCTACAACCGCATCGCCTATGACGCAAAGCAGGGGCAGGCGGTGATCGACGGCATCAAGGCGGTCGATCCGGCGCTGGTCCTGATGGGCCTTGCCAATGCGCCGATCCTCGATCTGGCGCGCCGCTCCGGCCTTGCCGTCGTCGCGGAAGCCTTTGCCGACCGCGCCTATACGCCGAAGGGCGAGCTTGTCTCCCGCCGCGAGGCCGGCTCCGTGCTGCATGACGAGAAGAAGATCGCCGACCGCATGGTGCAGCTTGCCCGCACGGGCACGCTGGAGGCCATCGACGGCAGCACGATCCGCGTCGAGGCCCAGTCGATCTGCGTGCATGGTGACAGCCCCGGCGCCGTCGCCATCGCGCAGGAAATCCGCCGTCGTTTTGAGGCCGAGGGCATCGCCATCCGCTCCTTCGCCGGCAAGGCATGA
- a CDS encoding putative bifunctional diguanylate cyclase/phosphodiesterase translates to MTRSPKTTLRLLAVAWPFVLIVILQTALATFSLQVTSSLRAFVTGESLWSKGQHDALYYLNRYAESGNRSFVDRYHQAIAIPMGDRAARLALEASPADNAAAFEGFLKGGNHPDDIPNVIWLFRYFRWLPIMDASIRDWRTAEGVLMQLLPIGEAIDASRHIGEADRREITRQLDEINALVTPLTRRFSDRLGEGTRQVQTVLFAVNLAIALLFIALTVWRLNSFLTHRRTIEDQLSHSANHDDLTGLPNRRLFEEKLAGVLDNAEARHALMFIDLDQFKAVNDNGGHAAGDELLRRVSRDLSNAIRGSDVLARLGGDEFGIVLPNCLPDDALRIAMRLREITEGIDFVWSGHRYSISASIGVVHLGGRGYTLQEALRAADIACYMAKEKGRNRVHVYETSDAAQSQFTANLSWVQRLHRALEEDRFQLFSQAIVAADGSGEEGEHCEILLRLEENGKLLSPGAFIPAAERYGLMPSLDRWVIRNALDLIGRNAGPASGTYSINLSGLTLKDDTFLPFFREALQRSRVSAGVLCFEITETSAIENLDEAIAFMNAMRAMGCRFALDDFGVGMSSLTYLKRLPVDYVKIDGSFVRDMLSDKTDWMTVEMINQISHLAGRRTIAEFVESPEILAALRTIGVDYVQGYAIARPVPFQPGPSVPEIEPRRASVG, encoded by the coding sequence ATGACGCGCTCGCCCAAGACAACGCTGCGCCTCCTCGCGGTCGCCTGGCCCTTCGTCCTCATCGTCATCCTGCAGACGGCGCTTGCGACCTTCAGCCTGCAGGTCACCTCGTCGCTGCGGGCCTTCGTCACCGGCGAGAGCCTGTGGTCGAAGGGGCAGCACGACGCGCTCTATTATCTCAACCGCTATGCCGAGTCCGGCAACCGTTCCTTCGTCGACCGCTATCATCAGGCCATCGCGATCCCGATGGGCGACCGCGCGGCGCGGCTGGCGCTGGAGGCGAGCCCCGCCGACAATGCCGCCGCCTTCGAGGGCTTCCTGAAGGGCGGCAATCACCCGGACGATATTCCCAACGTCATCTGGCTCTTCCGCTATTTCCGCTGGCTGCCGATCATGGACGCCAGCATCCGCGACTGGCGCACGGCGGAAGGCGTGCTGATGCAATTGCTGCCGATCGGCGAGGCGATCGATGCCTCGCGCCATATCGGCGAGGCCGACAGGCGCGAGATCACGCGCCAGCTCGACGAGATCAATGCGCTGGTGACGCCGCTGACCAGACGGTTCTCCGACCGTCTCGGCGAGGGCACGCGCCAGGTGCAGACGGTGCTCTTCGCCGTCAATTTGGCGATCGCGCTGCTCTTCATCGCGCTGACCGTCTGGCGGCTGAACAGTTTCCTCACCCATCGCCGCACCATCGAGGATCAGCTTTCGCACAGCGCGAACCACGACGACCTCACCGGCCTGCCGAACCGGCGGCTCTTCGAGGAGAAGCTGGCGGGCGTGCTCGACAATGCGGAGGCGCGCCATGCGCTGATGTTCATCGACCTCGACCAGTTCAAGGCGGTGAACGACAATGGCGGCCATGCGGCGGGCGACGAGCTGCTGCGCCGGGTCTCACGCGACCTCAGCAATGCCATTCGCGGCTCGGATGTGCTCGCCCGGCTCGGCGGCGACGAATTCGGTATCGTCCTGCCGAACTGCCTGCCGGACGATGCGCTGCGCATCGCCATGCGGCTGCGCGAGATCACCGAGGGCATCGATTTCGTCTGGAGCGGGCATCGCTACTCGATCAGCGCCAGCATCGGCGTGGTCCATCTCGGCGGGCGCGGCTATACCCTGCAGGAAGCCCTGCGCGCCGCCGACATCGCCTGCTACATGGCCAAGGAGAAGGGGCGCAACCGCGTGCATGTCTATGAGACGAGCGACGCGGCGCAGAGCCAGTTCACCGCGAACCTGAGCTGGGTGCAGCGCCTGCACCGGGCGCTGGAGGAAGATCGCTTCCAGCTCTTCTCGCAGGCGATCGTCGCCGCGGACGGGAGCGGGGAGGAGGGGGAGCACTGCGAAATCCTGCTGCGGCTGGAAGAGAACGGCAAGCTGCTTTCGCCCGGCGCCTTCATTCCCGCCGCCGAACGCTACGGGCTGATGCCGTCGCTCGACCGCTGGGTGATCCGCAACGCACTCGATCTCATCGGCCGCAATGCCGGCCCCGCCTCGGGCACCTATTCCATCAATCTCAGCGGCCTGACGCTGAAGGACGATACGTTCCTGCCGTTCTTCCGCGAGGCGTTGCAGCGCAGCCGCGTATCGGCGGGCGTGCTTTGCTTCGAGATCACCGAGACCAGCGCCATCGAGAATCTCGACGAGGCCATCGCCTTCATGAATGCGATGCGCGCCATGGGCTGCCGTTTCGCGCTCGACGATTTCGGTGTCGGCATGTCGTCGCTGACCTATCTGAAGCGCCTGCCGGTCGACTATGTGAAGATCGACGGCAGCTTCGTGCGCGACATGCTGTCGGACAAGACGGACTGGATGACCGTCGAGATGATCAACCAGATATCGCATCTCGCCGGCCGCCGGACGATTGCAGAATTCGTGGAAAGCCCGGAGATTCTGGCGGCGCTGCGCACCATCGGCGTGGATTATGTGCAGGGCTACGCCATCGCCCGGCCCGTGCCTTTCCAGCCGGGGCCGTCCGTTCCGGAAATCGAGCCGCGCCGCGCCAGCGTGGGCTGA
- a CDS encoding GntR family transcriptional regulator, which translates to MTDDADGLPLADRLARRMRALLISGELSPGQRLSEAAFSERFDVSRNSLREAFRLLTKDGLLHHEANRGVFVAVPSMASIIDIYRVRRMLECGALRQAWPQHPAIRIMRQSVSDGQRARDASDWTGVGSANMVFHAAVVDLSDSARLNEFYARISAELRLCFGLLNDPEHLHAPFVDMNATILSLVEENRPVEAAAQMETYLNLAERTMLKALERASDPA; encoded by the coding sequence ATGACCGACGACGCAGATGGCCTGCCGCTTGCCGACCGACTGGCGCGGCGCATGCGCGCGCTGCTGATTTCGGGTGAGCTTTCCCCCGGCCAGCGCCTTTCCGAGGCCGCGTTCAGCGAGCGCTTCGACGTTTCGCGCAATTCCCTGCGCGAAGCCTTCCGTCTTCTCACCAAGGATGGCCTGCTGCATCACGAGGCCAATCGCGGCGTCTTCGTCGCCGTGCCCTCCATGGCCTCGATCATCGATATCTACCGGGTGCGGCGCATGCTGGAATGCGGCGCGCTGCGCCAGGCCTGGCCGCAGCATCCCGCCATCCGGATCATGCGCCAGTCCGTTAGCGACGGGCAGCGCGCGCGCGATGCGAGCGACTGGACCGGCGTCGGCAGCGCCAACATGGTCTTCCACGCCGCCGTGGTCGATCTGTCCGACAGCGCGCGGCTCAACGAATTCTATGCGCGCATATCGGCGGAACTTCGCCTGTGCTTCGGCCTGCTGAACGACCCGGAGCACCTGCACGCCCCCTTCGTCGACATGAACGCCACCATCCTGTCGCTTGTCGAGGAGAACCGGCCCGTCGAGGCCGCGGCGCAGATGGAGACCTATCTCAACCTTGCCGAACGCACCATGCTGAAGGCGCTGGAGCGCGCCTCGGACCCGGCCTGA